One genomic segment of Drosophila willistoni isolate 14030-0811.24 chromosome 2R unlocalized genomic scaffold, UCI_dwil_1.1 Seg200, whole genome shotgun sequence includes these proteins:
- the LOC6641572 gene encoding NADH dehydrogenase [ubiquinone] 1 beta subcomplex subunit 10, with translation MPEPRSPMASFAQSVQNIIDGPITWFRESIVEPNQEKYNWYHQKYRRVPTIDQCYTDDAVCRFEADQQFRRDRMVDNEIVNILRQRFEDCTLYEAPDHIVKCKPILETYEKATENWFIKYGDLGGYANAKTAYMKQKHRLIWERRHGPVGTGMKGEEQTAH, from the exons ATGCCGGAGCCTCGCAGTCCTATGGCCAGCTTTGCCCAGTCGGTGCAGAATATAATTGATGGACCAATCACCTGGTTCCGTG AGAGCATTGTGGAACCGAATCAAGAGAAATACAATTGGTATCATCAGAAGTATCGCCGTGTACCCACCATCGATCAATGCTATACAGATGATGCCGTATGCCGTTTCGAGGCGGATCAACAATTCCGTCGGGATCGTATGGTGGACAATGAGATTGTGAACATTTTGCGTCAACGCTTCGAGGATTGCACCCTGTACGAGGCACCTGATCATATTGTCAAGTGCAAACCCATATTGGAGACATATGAGAAGGCTACCGAAAATTGGTTCATCAAGT atgGTGATTTGGGTGGTTATGCCAATGCCAAAACTGCCTACATGAAGCAGAAGCATCGCTTGATCTGGGAACGGCGTCATGGCCCTGTGGGCACCGGCATGAAAGGTGAAGAGCAGACAGCTCATTAA